A single window of Luteitalea sp. DNA harbors:
- a CDS encoding DUF664 domain-containing protein — protein sequence MRTLIASMVMLTTIAGAAPARAEPMTDRDRQHLLAHLDMTESWLLTELDGLSPQQLKYRTRPGRWTIMEVAEHLAVGDSRYWQRFQDSMKQQPTGKSGISDADILWYGIDRTDREQAVQADLPTGRWDDDKAAVAEFRKLRKEMREFAETTQEDLRAHRLVNGSMDAYQWFLMISAHTQRHILQIREIKANPGYPKE from the coding sequence ATGCGAACACTAATTGCGTCGATGGTGATGTTGACGACCATCGCCGGTGCGGCTCCGGCCCGTGCCGAGCCGATGACGGACCGGGACCGGCAGCATTTGCTCGCGCACCTGGACATGACCGAGTCCTGGCTGCTCACCGAGCTCGACGGCCTCTCACCACAGCAGCTGAAGTATCGGACAAGGCCCGGACGGTGGACCATCATGGAGGTGGCCGAGCATCTCGCCGTGGGTGATTCCAGATACTGGCAGCGCTTTCAGGACTCGATGAAGCAGCAGCCGACGGGGAAGTCTGGCATCTCGGATGCCGACATCCTCTGGTACGGCATCGACCGCACCGACCGCGAGCAAGCGGTCCAGGCGGACCTGCCCACGGGCCGCTGGGACGACGACAAGGCTGCGGTTGCCGAGTTTCGCAAACTGCGTAAGGAGATGCGCGAATTCGCGGAGACGACGCAGGAAGACTTACGAGCGCATCGCCTGGTGAACGGCAGCATGGACGCTTACCAGTGGTTCTTGATGATCTCGGCGCACACGCAGCGCCACATTCTGCAGATTCGCGAGATCAAGGCTAATCCTGGATATCCCAAGGAATGA